The genomic region TTGTAAAGTTGCTTTCTGGCAATGTGCTACCAAGAGATGCAAGTACAGTCTTCATGCCTTCTTTAACATTTTTTGCTCCGCAGACTATCTGCAGAACTTTACTTCCATCATTTACTCTACATAATTTTAATTTATCAGCATTTGGATGAGGTGCGACTTCTAATACTTCTGCAACAAGAAACCCGGCCAATCTGGAATTGTCGATCACATTCTCTACTTCCAACCCTATGTGAGTTAATTTATCAGTAATTTCCTCTAAACTAGCATTGGTTTCTAAGTACTCTAATAACCAAGATAATGTGAACTTCATTTATCTAACAAGAAACAAAAATTCATAGTAATGTAAAATGTGATGTTTTTAAAGTTTGTTGTAATAAGTGGCTTCTATATTGCAAGAAACAACAGAGAAGCCTACTCTTTCTACAAAGAAAGAATTTTCTTTATATCACCTTTGCAGTCCATTTCCATGCAGAGTTGAATGTTCATATTGTGATCATCTATATGGAAATTATAAATGTAAGCATCACCAGTGAAATTTCCTATAACATCATGGCTTTCATTTAGCATTTCACCTGCCATGTGGAAAAGACCAGTGTCTGAGTTAGAAGAATAATCTGTAAACTTGATGTACCCGTTACCACATTCCTGTTCTAAATTTAAAGGTGGATTAGTAAAATCTATTTCGTTCATAATTGCCTCATATTAAAACTAAATTATAGTTAAAATAAGATGTTAAGTCAAGAATTTAGAATAAGATTGGTAGTGACTATAATTTGCATTTTAATTGTATATTTTGTTAATATGTTAATGCTATAATAATACAGAGCTCCTTATCTTAATTCTTGACTTTATTTTATAAAATTTATACTTTATTTACTGCTGCAGTTTAAGTATACAGGGTCAAAATGGCGTTAAATCCGCTAGAACAATTTAAAGTATATACAATAATAGAACTACCAAAATTATTTGGGTATGACATAAACTTTACCAACTCATCTCTTTTTATGATGATCTCGGTGATATTAATGGTACTGTTTTTGCTCCTTGGAATAAGAAAAGGTGCAGTAATACCAGGATATTTGCAAGCTGCAGTTGAATATGTATATGATTTTGTTGTTTCAATAATAGAAAGTAACACTGGAAGCAAAGGTTTGGAGCACATTCCTTTGATATTTACAGTATTTATTTTCATTTTATCGTGTAATTTAGTTGGTGTTCTTCCTTATAGTTTCACAGTTACAAGTCATGTGATAGTTACCTTCGCTTTATCAATGGTGGTTTTTACTTATATAACGATTGTTGGGTTTAAAGAAAGAGGAGTAGAATTTTTACGCATATTGCTACCAAAAGGAACTCCTTCGTGGCTTGCACCTATAATCATCATTATTAAATTATTTGCTTATTTAGTAAGACCGATTAGTTTATCAATAAGGCTTGCAGCAAATATGATTGCGGGTCATACAATCATCAAAGTGATAGCAGGATTCGTCATAAATATGAACATATTTTTTACACCTGCACCTTTTTTGTTTATAATTGCACTAATAGGATTTGAAGTATTTGTTGCAGTTTTGCAAGCTTATATATTTACTATATTAACATGTGTATATTTGTC from Wolbachia endosymbiont (group B) of Parapoynx stratiotata harbors:
- a CDS encoding F0F1 ATP synthase subunit A — its product is MALNPLEQFKVYTIIELPKLFGYDINFTNSSLFMMISVILMVLFLLLGIRKGAVIPGYLQAAVEYVYDFVVSIIESNTGSKGLEHIPLIFTVFIFILSCNLVGVLPYSFTVTSHVIVTFALSMVVFTYITIVGFKERGVEFLRILLPKGTPSWLAPIIIIIKLFAYLVRPISLSIRLAANMIAGHTIIKVIAGFVINMNIFFTPAPFLFIIALIGFEVFVAVLQAYIFTILTCVYLSDAVK